TTCTTGAGGAAGGGGAAAATGCTCCTCTAGAAAATCCCCCAGTGCTGATAAGAGTTCCTCTTTGTGAGCTCTCACCTTATAAAGTTTACCTGCAATGtcttgataaacccttttctctgAAAATGCAGTAAGTTGGTTTTTCAGCTCATCTTGTCTGGAGGTAAGAGCATCAACTATTTTCTGTTGACCATCCAACCAGTTTTGCTCTAGGTAGTTCTGTTGTGCAGCTGTATGTCGTTTACAGGCATTAAACATGTCAAACAATTCAGGTTGGGTGGTCTTCCCTGCATTTTTCTCCAGGTCTTTCTTCAGTTTCTTGTTCTTTGCTTGGACTGATGAAAGGACCATCTCAAGCTCTCGGGCTATTTTCTCTAACTCTTCTTTCCCCAGAACATCTTGGTTGTCAGATATTATTTCAGGTGTTCTCTTCTGCCACTGTTCATATTCAGCAGTGAGGGCTTTCACTTGCATCATCAGCAAGTACAGCTGCACATCTGTCTCAGGCAGCGTTTCTGGTCCCGACATTGTCAGTTTGCTTTGGCACTCTTCCATTTGTTTCCATATCGCTTCACACTGTTGCAACAACTCTTCCCTGGCTTCCTCTGGAGCTGGTGATGTTTTGCTTATATTGGGTGGGAGCTCATGTTGATATCCTGACATATAGCGAGCCAGTGTCTCTGCCTCTTTCAGAAGTTCATCTTGCTTGTCCATAGCGACAGGCTGTTGTTCtactttttgcagtttttaacatttgaatgtggtttatGGTTAAAaagaggttggggatccctgccttatagTATGCACATGTACTTCTCAAGAACATGACACTACAGCTGAATTAAAGAGCGTTCCTCAGCACCCCCCACTTTGCATCATTACATTTATAATCCAAGGAGAAATGGGTCTGGTGACAAGCAATATGGATCAGTGGAACAAGTTTGGTG
This sequence is a window from Xenopus laevis strain J_2021 chromosome 7S, Xenopus_laevis_v10.1, whole genome shotgun sequence. Protein-coding genes within it:
- the LOC108697933 gene encoding centromere protein K-like, whose protein sequence is MDKQDELLKEAETLARYMSGYQHELPPNISKTSPAPEEAREELLQQCEAIWKQMEECQSKLTMSGPETLPETDVQLYLLMMQVKALTAEYEQWQKRTPEIISDNQDVLGKEELEKIARELEMVLSSVQAKNKKLKKDLEKNAGKTTQPELFDMFNACKRHTAAQQNYLEQNWLDGQQKIVDALTSRQDELKNQLTAFSEKRVYQDIAGKLYKVRAHKEELLSALGDFLEEHFPLPQEQENQSKKKKGQSGKKSVQLMTLHEILEILINKLMTTPHDPYLVLKPHHWPPYIEMLLRYGIALRHPEDTKRIRLEAFHQ